The Kiritimatiellales bacterium genomic sequence CTCGCCGGCGGCGGACGCTACCGGCTGCAGTTTGGAAAACATGCAGTGGACGGCGTCGGCTTTGCTGTCGGCGTTGAGCGGATCATCGCCGCACTTGCCGCCACCGGAATCACGGCGGAGCAGTTTTTGCCGCCGGCGCCGGTTTTTATTGTGTCGCTCGGAGCGGCGGCACTGAAGGAAAATATGCTGCTCATGCAAACGCTGCGCCAACACGGCATCGCGTGTGAAATGGAATTAGCGGAACGCAAAGTGCAGAAACAAATGCAGCGCGCCAATAAAGCCGGCGCCCGGCACGTGATCATCCGCGGCGACAGCGAGCTGGAAAAAGAAATTTTTGTTCTGAAAAATATGGACGACGGAACCCAGCAGGAAGTAAAACTTCCGGCGCTTTTAGAACAATTGATCGTTAACCAATAATTTTTAACTGATAACTCTGAACTGAATAACCGGGAACTGAACTATGCATCCTTTTCGCACACACACTTGCGGCGAGCTTCGTAAAAAACAGGTTGGAGAAACCGTACGGCTCTCCGGCTGGGTCAACACCATTCGCGATCACGGCGGCGTTCTGTTCATCGATTTGCGCGATCATTACGGTATTACGCAAATCGTCATCAGCCCCGAAAAACCGTTCTATAAAGAGATTGAACACTGGCGCGTTGAAACGGTGCTCTGCTTCACCGGCAAAATTGTCGCGCGCGATGCCGCCGCAATCAATCCGAAACTCGCCACCGGCGAAATTGAACTGGTCGCCGACGAAATGGGCGTGCTTGGTGAGGCGGAAGTGATCCCGTTTCAGGTGAGCAAAGAAGAGGAGTGCTCCGAAGCGCTGCGGTTAAAATACCGCTTTCTCGATCTGCGCCGGAAATCGCTGCACAGCAATATCGTATTGCGCTCAAAAGTCATTTCACGCATTCGCGAGCTGATGACCGGCATGGGATTCCTTGAATACCAGACACCGATTCTCACCAGTTCTTCACCGGAGGGCGCGCGCGACTATCTCGTACCGAGCCGTGTTCATCCCGGAAAGTTTTATGCGCTGCCGCAAGCGCCGCAGCAATTCAAGCAGCTGTTAATGGTTTCCGGGTTTGACCGCTATTTCCAAATCGCACCGTGCTTCCGCGACGAAGATGCGCGCGCCGACCGCTCGCCCGGCGAATTTTATCAGCTCGATATGGAGATGAGTTTTGCGACGCAGGACGATGTGTTCGCCGTAAACGAAAAACTGCTTTCAACTGTCTTTGCAGAGTTCAGCAACAGGAAAACCGACACCGCGCCGTTCGTGCGTATTCCGTACCGCGAAGCGATGGAGAAATACGGCACCGATAAGCCCGATTTGCGCAATCCGCTCATCATTCAGGACGCGAGTGAAATTTTCTGTAACAGCGGATTCAAAGCATTCGCCGGCGCGGTGGAAAAAGGCGGCGTGGTAAAAACCATCGCCGTGAAAGGCTGCGCCGCTCAGCCGCGCAAATTTTTTGACGACATGATTACGTTTGCGCAGTCTGTCGGCTCCAAAGGGCTGGGTTATATCAGCTGGCTGAACGGTGAAGTAAAAAGTCCGATTGCCAAGTTTCTGTCCGAAGACGAGCTCGCGCAGCTGAAAGAACTCGGCGGAGTGGCTGACGGTGATACCATGTTCTTTATTGCCGATGAGTTGAAAACCGCGCAGTCCATTGGCGGAGCGGTTCGTACCGAACTTGGACTCCGGCTCGACCTGCTTGAA encodes the following:
- the aspS gene encoding aspartate--tRNA ligase gives rise to the protein MHPFRTHTCGELRKKQVGETVRLSGWVNTIRDHGGVLFIDLRDHYGITQIVISPEKPFYKEIEHWRVETVLCFTGKIVARDAAAINPKLATGEIELVADEMGVLGEAEVIPFQVSKEEECSEALRLKYRFLDLRRKSLHSNIVLRSKVISRIRELMTGMGFLEYQTPILTSSSPEGARDYLVPSRVHPGKFYALPQAPQQFKQLLMVSGFDRYFQIAPCFRDEDARADRSPGEFYQLDMEMSFATQDDVFAVNEKLLSTVFAEFSNRKTDTAPFVRIPYREAMEKYGTDKPDLRNPLIIQDASEIFCNSGFKAFAGAVEKGGVVKTIAVKGCAAQPRKFFDDMITFAQSVGSKGLGYISWLNGEVKSPIAKFLSEDELAQLKELGGVADGDTMFFIADELKTAQSIGGAVRTELGLRLDLLEKDVFRFCWIVDFPMYELDDDGNVAFSHNPFSMPQGGMDALLNKDPLDVLAYQYDIVCNGTELSSGAVRNHSPELMIKAFEIAGYGQDVVESKFPALYRAFKYGAPPHAGIAPGVDRMVMLLADEPNIREVIAFPMNQRAEDLLMNAPGEVEMKQLRELHIKLNLPKKAEE